From the genome of Rhizophagus irregularis chromosome 29, complete sequence, one region includes:
- a CDS encoding cyclophilin peptidyl-prolyl cis-trans isomerase Cyp2, producing MSRSVILNTSMGMITIELYDDHAKKTCDNFYELAKRGYYDNTIFHRIIEGFMIQGGDPTGTGRGGNSIYGSKFEDEIHPDLKHTGAGVISMANAGPNTNGSQFFITLAPTPHLDGKHAIFGRVSNGMEIVKRIGKVSVDRDDRPKENVRIISAQVIED from the exons ATGTCTCGATCAGTAATTCTCAATACTTCTATG GGTATGATTACAATAGAATTGTATGATGATCACGCAAAGAAAACttgtgataatttttatgaatta gCGAAACGTGGATATTATGATAATACAATA ttccATAGAATAATCGAA gGTTTTATGATTCAAGGAGGGGATCCAACTGGAACTGGACGTGGAGGAAATTCAATTTATGG TTCAAAGTTTGAAGATGAAATTCATCCAGATTTAAAACATACAGGAGCTGGAGTTATTAGTATGGCTAATGCTGGTCCAAATACTAATGGAAGTCAA tttttcataaCGTTAGCACCTACTCCTCATTTAGATG gaaAACATGCGATATTTGGAAGGGTAAGCAATGGTATGGAAATAGTTAAACGTATAGGCAAAGTTAGTGTTGATCGGGATGAtag ACCAAAAGAAAATGTGAGAATTATATCTGCTCAAGTAATTGAagattaa